The proteins below are encoded in one region of Streptomyces ficellus:
- the glmS gene encoding glutamine--fructose-6-phosphate transaminase (isomerizing), with amino-acid sequence MCGIVGYVGGQSALDVVIAGLKRLEYRGYDSAGVAVLADGSMAAAKKAGKLVNLEKELDARPLPTGSAGIGHTRWATHGGPTDANAHPHLDNAGRVAVVHNGIIENFASLREELAGRGHTLESETDTEVVSHLLAESFSSCGDLAEAMRLVCRRLEGAFTLVAVHADQPDVVVGARRNSPLVVGVGEGEAFLASDVAAFIDHTRSAVELGQDQVVELRRDGVTVTDFDGAPADVRAYHVDWDASAAEKGGYDYFMLKEIAEQPKAVADTLLGRIDAGGSLTLDELRIPDAVLREAHKVVVVACGTAFHAGLIAKYAIEHWTRIPCEVELASEFRYRDPILDQRTLVIAISQSGETMDTLMALRHARAQGARVLAVCNTNGSTIPRESDGVLYTHAGPEVAVASTKAFLTQLVAVYLLALYLGQLRGTKWGDEIRAVVKDLARIADDVDRVLETMEPVRELARSLADKKTVLFLGRHVGYPVALEGALKLKELAYMHAEGFAAGELKHGPIALIEKDVPVVVVVPSPRGRSVLHDKIVSNIQEIRARGARTIVIAEEGDEAVTPYADHLIRVPATPTLLQPMVSTVPLQVFACELATARGNEVDQPRNLAKSVTVE; translated from the coding sequence ATGTGCGGAATCGTGGGGTACGTCGGCGGGCAGTCGGCGCTTGATGTGGTGATCGCGGGCCTCAAGCGGCTCGAGTACCGGGGCTACGACTCGGCCGGTGTCGCGGTTCTCGCGGACGGCTCGATGGCCGCGGCGAAGAAGGCGGGCAAGCTCGTCAACCTGGAGAAGGAACTGGACGCCCGGCCGCTGCCGACCGGCAGCGCGGGCATCGGGCACACCCGGTGGGCCACGCACGGCGGGCCGACCGACGCCAACGCGCACCCGCACCTCGACAACGCGGGCCGGGTCGCCGTCGTCCACAACGGCATCATCGAGAACTTCGCGTCGCTGCGCGAGGAACTGGCCGGGCGCGGGCACACCCTGGAGTCCGAGACGGACACCGAGGTCGTCTCGCACCTGCTGGCCGAGTCGTTCTCGTCGTGCGGCGACCTCGCGGAGGCGATGAGGCTGGTGTGCCGGCGGCTGGAGGGCGCCTTCACCCTGGTCGCCGTGCACGCCGACCAGCCGGACGTGGTCGTCGGCGCCCGGCGCAACTCGCCGCTGGTCGTCGGGGTCGGCGAGGGCGAGGCGTTCCTCGCCTCGGACGTGGCCGCGTTCATCGACCACACCCGCTCGGCGGTCGAACTCGGCCAGGACCAGGTGGTGGAGCTGCGCCGGGACGGGGTGACGGTCACCGACTTCGACGGGGCGCCGGCGGACGTCCGCGCGTATCACGTGGACTGGGACGCCTCGGCGGCCGAGAAGGGAGGGTACGACTACTTCATGCTCAAGGAGATCGCCGAGCAGCCCAAGGCGGTCGCCGACACCCTCCTGGGCCGGATCGACGCGGGAGGCTCGCTGACCCTGGACGAGCTGCGGATCCCCGACGCGGTGCTCCGTGAGGCGCACAAGGTGGTCGTCGTGGCGTGCGGGACGGCGTTCCACGCCGGTCTGATCGCCAAGTACGCCATCGAGCACTGGACCCGCATCCCGTGCGAGGTGGAGCTGGCGAGCGAGTTCCGCTACCGCGACCCGATCCTCGACCAGCGGACGCTGGTGATCGCGATCTCGCAGTCCGGCGAGACCATGGACACCCTCATGGCGCTGCGCCACGCACGGGCGCAGGGGGCGCGGGTGCTGGCCGTCTGCAACACCAACGGTTCCACGATCCCGCGCGAGTCGGACGGAGTGCTGTACACGCACGCCGGGCCGGAGGTGGCGGTCGCGTCCACCAAGGCGTTCCTGACCCAGCTCGTGGCGGTGTACCTGCTCGCGCTGTACCTCGGGCAGTTGCGCGGCACGAAGTGGGGCGACGAGATCCGAGCGGTCGTCAAGGACCTGGCGCGGATCGCGGACGACGTCGACCGCGTCCTGGAGACCATGGAGCCGGTGCGGGAGCTGGCCCGGTCGCTGGCCGACAAGAAGACGGTGCTGTTCCTCGGCCGGCACGTGGGCTACCCGGTGGCCCTGGAAGGCGCGCTCAAGCTCAAGGAACTCGCCTACATGCACGCGGAGGGGTTCGCCGCCGGCGAGCTGAAGCACGGGCCGATCGCCCTGATCGAGAAGGACGTCCCGGTCGTCGTCGTGGTCCCCTCGCCGCGCGGCCGCTCCGTCCTGCACGACAAGATCGTTTCCAACATCCAGGAGATCCGGGCCCGGGGCGCACGCACCATCGTGATCGCGGAGGAGGGCGACGAGGCGGTGACGCCGTACGCGGACCACCTGATCCGCGTCCCGGCGACGCCGACGCTGCTCCAGCCGATGGTGTCGACGGTGCCGCTCCAGGTCTTCGCCTGCGAGCTGGCGACCGCCCGGGGCAACGAGGTGGACCAGCCGCGCAACCTGGCGAAGTCGGTCACCGTCGAATGA
- a CDS encoding ABC transporter permease: MTATTITAPVTPSGRVRPGAGLRQTVTMAWRSLVAVKHNPLELVDYSITPIMFVLLFTYVMGGQMAGSPDAYLKYALPGIIVQNTLFMTIYTAMALNTDLTKGVFDRLRSLPIARSAPLIGRITADLAKHVWAIVLMIALGLALGFRVTGGFGGLLLGVLLIVVFAAAVSWCAVLIGMLAGDAEKVQAFGFTLIFPITFTSSAFVVVDTMPGWLQAWVNVNPVTHLSDAFRGLLLGGEIGRPVMWSLVWAAGIALVFCPLAMRAYRAKA; this comes from the coding sequence ATGACCGCCACGACGATCACCGCGCCCGTCACGCCGAGCGGCCGGGTCCGCCCGGGCGCCGGCCTGCGGCAGACCGTCACCATGGCGTGGCGCAGCCTGGTCGCGGTCAAGCACAATCCGCTGGAGCTGGTCGACTACAGCATCACGCCGATCATGTTCGTGCTGCTGTTCACGTACGTGATGGGCGGCCAGATGGCCGGATCGCCCGACGCGTACCTGAAGTACGCCCTGCCGGGGATCATCGTGCAGAACACGCTGTTCATGACGATCTACACGGCGATGGCCCTCAACACCGACCTGACCAAGGGCGTCTTCGACCGGCTGCGGAGCCTGCCGATCGCCCGCTCGGCGCCGCTGATCGGCCGGATCACCGCCGACCTGGCCAAGCACGTCTGGGCGATCGTCCTGATGATCGCCCTCGGGCTCGCGCTGGGCTTCCGCGTCACCGGTGGCTTCGGCGGGCTCCTGCTGGGCGTGCTGCTGATCGTGGTGTTCGCGGCGGCCGTGTCGTGGTGCGCGGTGCTCATCGGGATGCTCGCGGGCGACGCGGAGAAGGTGCAGGCCTTCGGGTTCACCCTGATCTTCCCGATCACCTTCACCAGCAGCGCGTTCGTCGTGGTCGACACCATGCCGGGCTGGCTCCAGGCCTGGGTGAACGTCAACCCGGTCACCCATCTGTCGGACGCCTTCCGCGGGCTGCTGCTGGGCGGCGAGATCGGCCGGCCGGTGATGTGGTCCCTGGTCTGGGCGGCCGGCATAGCCCTCGTCTTCTGCCCGCTGGCCATGCGCGCCTACCGGGCGAAGGCCTGA
- a CDS encoding ATP-binding cassette domain-containing protein, producing the protein MTYAIQAEGLAKRFKETEALAGVDLAARTGTVLGLLGPNGAGKTTAVRIFATLLEPDAGRATVAGHDVVREAGLVRSLIGLTGQYAAVDENLTGTENLLLIGRLLGIPRREARARATELLERFQLTGAAGRAVKTYSGGMRRRLDLAASLVGRPRILFLDEPTTGLDPRSRGELWDMLRGLVAEGVTALLTTQYLNEADLLADNIVVIDHGRVIAEGTPDQLKSQVGGQVLQLRPVHGSDLVTAHGLVARAAGPQTQIEGDVITAPVNGPELMPIVVRELDGAGIAMGELTLRRSSLDEVFLALTGHRAESEDGQEEPEPDDSDIEKVVSSA; encoded by the coding sequence ATGACGTACGCGATCCAGGCGGAAGGCCTGGCCAAGCGGTTCAAGGAGACCGAGGCGCTGGCCGGCGTGGACCTCGCCGCCCGCACCGGCACGGTGCTGGGGCTGCTGGGGCCGAACGGGGCGGGGAAGACCACCGCGGTGCGGATCTTCGCCACGCTGCTGGAACCCGATGCCGGCCGGGCCACGGTCGCCGGGCACGACGTGGTGCGCGAGGCGGGGCTCGTGCGCTCGCTCATCGGCCTCACCGGGCAGTACGCGGCGGTCGACGAGAACCTGACGGGCACGGAGAACCTGCTGCTGATCGGGCGCCTGCTGGGGATACCGCGGCGGGAGGCCAGGGCGCGGGCGACGGAGCTGCTGGAGCGCTTCCAGCTGACCGGCGCGGCGGGGCGCGCCGTGAAGACGTACTCCGGGGGCATGCGGCGCCGGCTGGACCTGGCGGCGAGCCTCGTGGGGCGGCCCCGGATCCTGTTCCTCGACGAGCCGACCACCGGCCTGGACCCGCGCAGCCGGGGAGAGCTGTGGGACATGCTGCGCGGCCTGGTCGCCGAGGGCGTCACCGCCCTGCTGACCACGCAGTACCTCAACGAGGCCGACCTGCTCGCCGACAACATCGTGGTGATCGACCATGGCCGGGTCATCGCCGAGGGCACGCCCGACCAGCTGAAGTCGCAGGTCGGCGGCCAGGTCCTCCAGCTGCGCCCGGTGCACGGCTCCGACCTGGTGACGGCCCACGGGCTGGTCGCCCGGGCCGCTGGGCCGCAGACGCAGATCGAGGGCGACGTGATCACCGCTCCGGTGAACGGCCCGGAGCTGATGCCCATCGTCGTACGGGAGCTGGACGGCGCCGGGATCGCGATGGGCGAGCTGACCCTGCGCCGCTCGTCCCTCGACGAGGTGTTCCTGGCCCTGACCGGGCACCGGGCCGAGTCGGAGGACGGCCAGGAGGAACCGGAGCCGGACGACAGCGACATCGAGAAGGTGGTGAGTTCGGCATGA
- the coaA gene encoding type I pantothenate kinase produces MITSPPRSAAAHRRAEATPYVDLTRAEWSALREKTPLPLTADEVERLRGLGDVIDLDEVRDIYLPLSRLLNLYVGATANLRGALNTFLGDVGQKSAQRGTPFVIGVAGSVAVGKSTVARLLQALLARWPEHPRVELVTTDGFLLPMKELQARGLMSRKGFPESYDRRALTRFVADIKAGKDEVTAPVYSHLIYDIVPGRRLTVRRPDILIVEGLNVLQPALPGKDGRTRVGLADYFDFSVYVDARPEDIEAWYLNRFRKLRATAFQDPSSYFRKYTQVSEEEALDYARTMWRTINKVNLLENVAPTRGRATLVVRKGPDHKVQRLSLRKL; encoded by the coding sequence GTGATCACTTCGCCGCCACGAAGCGCCGCCGCCCACCGCCGTGCGGAGGCCACCCCGTACGTCGACCTCACCCGTGCGGAGTGGAGCGCGCTGCGCGAGAAGACGCCGCTCCCCCTGACGGCGGACGAGGTCGAGCGGCTCCGCGGCCTCGGTGACGTCATCGACCTCGACGAGGTCCGCGACATCTACCTCCCGCTCTCCCGCCTGCTCAACCTGTACGTGGGCGCCACCGCCAACCTCCGCGGCGCGCTCAACACGTTCCTCGGGGACGTCGGCCAGAAGAGCGCCCAGCGCGGCACCCCGTTCGTCATAGGGGTCGCCGGTTCGGTCGCCGTCGGCAAGTCCACCGTCGCCCGGCTCCTCCAGGCGCTCCTCGCCCGCTGGCCGGAGCACCCGCGCGTGGAGCTGGTCACGACCGACGGGTTCCTGCTCCCCATGAAGGAGCTCCAGGCGCGCGGCCTGATGTCCAGGAAGGGCTTCCCCGAGTCGTACGACCGGCGCGCCCTGACCCGGTTCGTCGCCGACATCAAGGCCGGCAAGGACGAGGTCACCGCGCCCGTCTACTCGCACCTGATCTACGACATCGTCCCCGGCCGGCGCCTCACGGTCCGGCGCCCGGACATCCTGATCGTCGAGGGCCTCAACGTCCTCCAGCCCGCGCTGCCCGGCAAGGACGGCCGCACCCGCGTCGGCCTGGCGGACTACTTCGACTTCTCCGTGTACGTCGACGCGCGCCCCGAGGACATCGAGGCCTGGTACCTGAATCGTTTCCGCAAGCTGCGCGCCACCGCGTTCCAGGACCCCTCCTCGTACTTCCGCAAGTACACGCAGGTCAGCGAGGAGGAGGCGCTCGACTACGCCCGTACCATGTGGCGGACGATCAACAAGGTGAATCTGCTGGAGAACGTCGCGCCGACGCGCGGGCGTGCCACCCTCGTCGTACGCAAGGGCCCGGACCACAAGGTCCAGCGGCTCTCCCTGCGCAAGCTCTGA
- a CDS encoding DUF389 domain-containing protein, with product MLHLRLIVPADRTDEVVAAIEKTVGTTHLVVVPGAARDPVGDLVLCDVAREAGDELISGLRALGLDRDGSIAVEDIGLSLSERANQAEEDAPGEGADAVLWEQLQDATHEESTLSVTYVAFLTLATMIAACGVVLDNAILVVGAMAVGPEFGPLAGVCTALVQRRPRLAGRSLVALLVGFAAAMGLTVLFSLGMNATGLFTEDMLHGDRPNTGFVYAPDWFSFVVGLLAGAAGTLSLTSAKSGALVGVAISVTTVPAAANAAVALAYGDLGQTRGSVEQLLLNLLAIVLAGTLTLLAQKFFWARQRRRGPVKA from the coding sequence GTGCTGCACCTGCGCCTGATCGTCCCGGCCGACCGCACCGACGAGGTGGTCGCCGCCATCGAGAAGACGGTCGGCACCACGCACCTCGTCGTCGTTCCCGGCGCCGCCCGCGACCCGGTGGGCGACCTGGTGCTGTGCGACGTGGCGCGGGAGGCGGGCGACGAGCTGATCTCCGGCCTGCGCGCCCTGGGGCTGGACCGGGACGGCTCGATCGCCGTCGAGGACATCGGCCTGTCGCTGTCGGAGCGCGCGAACCAGGCCGAGGAGGACGCGCCGGGCGAGGGCGCGGACGCCGTGCTGTGGGAGCAGCTCCAGGACGCCACGCACGAGGAGTCGACGCTCAGCGTGACGTATGTGGCGTTCCTGACGCTCGCCACGATGATCGCCGCCTGTGGTGTGGTGCTGGACAACGCGATCCTGGTCGTCGGCGCGATGGCCGTCGGCCCCGAGTTCGGCCCGCTCGCCGGTGTCTGTACGGCGCTGGTGCAGCGCCGGCCCCGGCTCGCCGGCCGGTCCCTGGTGGCGCTGCTCGTGGGCTTCGCGGCCGCCATGGGCCTGACGGTGCTGTTCAGCCTGGGCATGAACGCCACGGGCCTGTTCACCGAGGACATGCTGCACGGCGACCGGCCGAACACCGGGTTCGTCTACGCCCCCGACTGGTTCTCCTTCGTCGTCGGCCTCCTCGCGGGCGCCGCGGGCACCCTGTCGCTCACCTCGGCCAAGTCCGGCGCGCTGGTCGGGGTGGCCATCTCGGTCACCACCGTCCCGGCGGCGGCCAACGCGGCGGTGGCGCTGGCGTACGGCGACCTCGGCCAGACCAGGGGCTCGGTCGAGCAGCTGCTGCTGAACCTGCTCGCGATCGTCCTCGCCGGCACGCTGACGCTGCTGGCGCAGAAGTTCTTCTGGGCCCGGCAGCGCCGCCGCGGGCCGGTCAAGGCCTGA
- the glmM gene encoding phosphoglucosamine mutase produces MGRLFGTDGVRGVANADLTAELALGLSVAAAHVLAEAGTFEGHRPTAVVGRDPRASGEFLEAAVVAGLASAGVDVMRVGVLPTPAVAFLTGALGADLGVMLSASHNAMPDNGIKFFARGGHKLADELEDRIESVYEQHRTGEPWDRPTGAGVGRVADYQEGFDQYVAHLLSVLPNRLDGLKIVLDEAHGAASGVSPAAFQQAGAEVITIGATPDGLNINDGCGSTHLGMLKAAVVEHGADLGIAHDGDADRCLAVDHTGAEVDGDQILAVLALAMREAGTLRGDTVVATVMSNLGFKLAMEREGLQLVQTAVGDRYVLESMKEHGYALGGEQSGHVIVLDHATTGDGTLTGLMLAARVAATGRSLADLAGVMERLPQVLINVKDVDKSRVKTSAELGTAVADAERRLGSTGRVLLRPSGTEPLVRVMVEAADIEQARSVAGELADVVKSALG; encoded by the coding sequence GTGGGACGACTCTTCGGCACGGACGGTGTGCGCGGTGTCGCCAACGCGGATCTGACGGCGGAGCTGGCGCTCGGCCTGTCGGTCGCTGCGGCGCACGTGCTCGCCGAGGCGGGGACCTTTGAAGGACACCGGCCGACCGCCGTGGTCGGCCGTGACCCGCGTGCGTCGGGAGAGTTCCTGGAGGCCGCCGTCGTGGCGGGCCTGGCGAGCGCGGGCGTGGACGTCATGCGCGTGGGCGTGCTGCCCACCCCGGCCGTCGCGTTCCTGACGGGCGCGCTCGGTGCCGACCTGGGCGTGATGCTCTCGGCCAGCCACAACGCGATGCCGGACAACGGCATCAAGTTCTTCGCGCGCGGCGGCCACAAGCTGGCCGACGAGCTGGAGGACCGCATCGAGTCCGTGTACGAGCAGCACCGCACCGGTGAGCCGTGGGACCGGCCGACCGGCGCGGGCGTCGGCCGCGTGGCCGACTACCAGGAGGGCTTCGACCAGTACGTCGCCCACCTGCTGAGCGTCCTGCCGAACCGGCTCGACGGCCTCAAGATCGTCCTGGACGAGGCGCACGGCGCCGCGTCCGGCGTGTCGCCCGCCGCGTTCCAGCAGGCCGGGGCCGAGGTCATCACCATCGGCGCCACCCCGGACGGGCTCAACATCAACGACGGCTGCGGCTCCACGCACCTCGGCATGCTGAAGGCCGCCGTCGTCGAGCACGGCGCCGACCTCGGCATCGCCCACGACGGCGACGCCGACCGCTGCCTGGCCGTGGACCACACGGGCGCCGAGGTCGACGGCGACCAGATCCTCGCCGTCCTCGCCCTCGCCATGCGCGAGGCCGGGACGCTGCGCGGCGACACGGTCGTCGCGACCGTCATGTCGAACCTGGGCTTCAAGCTCGCCATGGAGCGCGAGGGCCTCCAGCTCGTCCAGACCGCGGTCGGCGACCGCTACGTCCTGGAGTCGATGAAGGAGCACGGCTACGCGCTGGGCGGCGAGCAGTCCGGGCACGTCATCGTGCTGGACCACGCCACCACCGGCGACGGCACACTCACCGGTCTGATGCTCGCCGCGCGCGTGGCGGCGACCGGGCGTTCCCTGGCCGACCTGGCCGGCGTCATGGAGCGGCTGCCGCAGGTGCTGATCAACGTCAAGGACGTCGACAAGTCGCGGGTGAAGACCTCCGCCGAGCTGGGGACCGCCGTCGCGGACGCCGAGCGCCGGCTGGGCTCCACCGGCCGCGTCCTGCTGCGCCCCTCGGGCACCGAGCCGCTGGTGCGCGTCATGGTCGAGGCCGCCGACATCGAGCAGGCCCGCTCGGTCGCCGGTGAGCTGGCCGACGTGGTGAAGTCCGCGCTGGGCTGA
- the rpsI gene encoding 30S ribosomal protein S9 gives MAETTVENPIEGEETYAEVTTFESEVPVEGEYTSESLASRFGEPQPAAGLGRRKNAIARVRIVPGTGKWKINGRTLEDYFPNKVHQQEVNEPFKVLELDNRYDVIARISGGGVSGQAGALRLGVARALNEADVDNNRGPLKKAGFLSRDDRAVERKKAGLKKARKAPQYSKR, from the coding sequence GTGGCCGAGACCACTGTTGAGAACCCCATCGAGGGCGAGGAGACCTACGCCGAGGTCACCACCTTCGAGTCCGAGGTCCCCGTCGAGGGCGAGTACACCTCGGAGTCCCTCGCGTCCCGCTTCGGCGAGCCGCAGCCGGCCGCCGGCCTGGGCCGCCGCAAGAACGCCATCGCCCGCGTCCGGATCGTCCCGGGCACCGGCAAGTGGAAGATCAACGGTCGCACCCTCGAGGACTACTTCCCGAACAAGGTGCACCAGCAGGAAGTCAACGAGCCCTTCAAGGTGCTCGAGCTCGACAACCGCTACGACGTCATCGCCCGCATCTCGGGTGGCGGCGTCTCCGGCCAGGCCGGCGCCCTGCGCCTCGGCGTGGCCCGCGCGCTGAACGAGGCGGACGTGGACAACAACCGCGGCCCGCTGAAGAAGGCCGGCTTCCTGAGCCGCGACGACCGCGCGGTCGAGCGCAAGAAGGCCGGTCTCAAGAAGGCCCGTAAGGCCCCGCAGTACAGCAAGCGCTAA
- the rplM gene encoding 50S ribosomal protein L13 yields the protein MRTYSPKPGDVTRQWHIIDAQDVVLGRLATTAANLLRGKHKPVYAPHMDMGDFVIIINADKVHLSGNKRTQKMAYRHSGYPGGLRSVRYDELLDKNPEKAVEKAIKGMIPKNSLGRQMLSKLKVYAGENHPHAAQQPVPFEITQVAQ from the coding sequence GTGCGTACGTACAGCCCCAAGCCCGGCGATGTCACTCGCCAGTGGCACATCATCGACGCGCAGGACGTTGTCCTGGGTCGTCTGGCGACGACGGCTGCGAACCTCCTCCGGGGTAAGCACAAGCCCGTCTACGCGCCCCACATGGACATGGGCGACTTCGTCATCATCATCAATGCTGACAAGGTCCACCTGTCCGGCAACAAGCGGACCCAGAAGATGGCCTACCGCCACTCCGGCTACCCGGGTGGTCTGCGCTCCGTCCGTTACGACGAGCTGCTGGACAAGAACCCCGAGAAGGCCGTCGAGAAGGCCATCAAGGGCATGATCCCCAAGAACTCCCTCGGCCGTCAGATGCTCTCGAAGCTGAAGGTCTACGCGGGCGAGAACCACCCGCACGCTGCCCAGCAGCCGGTCCCGTTCGAGATCACCCAGGTCGCGCAGTAG
- a CDS encoding ABC-F family ATP-binding cassette domain-containing protein — MGHVEVAHVEYFLPDGRALLGDVSFRVGEGAVVALVGANGAGKTTLLRLISGDLQPHGGTVTVSGGLGVMPQFVGSVRDERSVRDLLVSVAPARIREAAAAVDAAEHLIMTVDDEAAQMAYAQALSDWAEARGYEAETVWDMCTMAALGVPYEKAQFREVRTLSGGEQKRLVLEALLRGPEEVLLLDEPDNYLDVPGKRWLEERLGETRKTVLFVSHDRELLARAAEKIVAVEPGPAGSDVWVHGGGFATFHEARRERFARFEELKRRWEEKHAQLKKLVVNLRQAASVSHEMASRYAAAQTRLRKFEEAGPPPEPPREQDIRMRLRGGRTGVRAVTCAGLELAGLMKPFDLEVFYGERVAVLGSNGSGKSHFLRLLAGDASVAYTGSFKLGARVVPGHFAQTHAHPELLGRTLVDILWTEHARDRGGAMSVLRRYELERQGDQVFDRLSGGQQARFQILLLELAGTTALLLDEPTDNLDLESAEALQVGLEAYEGTVLAVTHDRWFARAFDRYLVFGSDGVVRETPEPVWDERRVERAR; from the coding sequence ATGGGACATGTAGAGGTCGCGCACGTCGAGTACTTCCTGCCGGACGGGCGGGCGCTGCTCGGTGATGTGTCGTTCCGGGTGGGCGAGGGCGCGGTCGTGGCGCTCGTCGGCGCCAACGGGGCCGGCAAGACGACGCTGCTGCGGCTGATCTCGGGGGACCTCCAGCCGCACGGCGGGACGGTGACCGTCTCGGGCGGCCTCGGTGTGATGCCGCAGTTCGTCGGGTCGGTACGGGACGAGCGGAGCGTGCGGGACCTGCTGGTGTCGGTCGCGCCGGCCCGGATCCGGGAGGCGGCGGCCGCGGTGGACGCGGCCGAGCACCTGATCATGACCGTGGACGACGAGGCCGCGCAGATGGCGTACGCGCAGGCGCTGAGCGACTGGGCGGAGGCGCGGGGGTACGAGGCCGAGACGGTCTGGGACATGTGCACCATGGCCGCGCTGGGCGTGCCGTACGAGAAGGCGCAGTTCCGCGAGGTGCGCACGCTCAGCGGGGGTGAGCAGAAGCGGCTGGTGCTGGAGGCGCTGCTGCGCGGCCCGGAGGAGGTCCTGCTGCTGGACGAGCCGGACAACTATCTGGACGTCCCCGGCAAGCGGTGGCTGGAGGAGCGGCTGGGCGAGACCCGCAAGACGGTCCTGTTCGTGTCGCACGACCGGGAGCTGCTGGCCCGGGCGGCGGAGAAGATCGTCGCCGTGGAGCCCGGCCCCGCCGGGTCGGACGTGTGGGTGCACGGCGGTGGCTTCGCCACCTTCCACGAGGCCCGCCGGGAGCGGTTCGCCCGCTTCGAGGAGCTGAAGCGCCGGTGGGAGGAGAAGCACGCCCAGCTCAAGAAGCTGGTGGTGAACCTGCGGCAGGCGGCGTCGGTCAGCCACGAGATGGCGTCGCGGTACGCGGCGGCCCAGACGCGGCTGCGGAAGTTCGAGGAGGCCGGCCCGCCGCCGGAGCCGCCGCGCGAGCAGGACATCCGGATGCGGCTGCGGGGCGGCCGGACCGGGGTGCGGGCGGTGACGTGCGCCGGGCTGGAGCTGGCCGGGCTGATGAAGCCGTTCGACCTGGAGGTCTTCTACGGGGAGCGCGTCGCGGTCCTCGGGTCGAACGGGTCGGGCAAGTCGCACTTCCTGCGGCTGCTGGCGGGCGACGCGTCGGTGGCGTACACCGGGTCGTTCAAGCTGGGCGCGCGGGTGGTGCCCGGGCACTTCGCGCAGACCCACGCGCACCCCGAGCTGCTGGGCCGGACGCTGGTGGACATCTTGTGGACCGAGCACGCCAGGGACCGGGGAGGGGCGATGTCGGTGCTGCGGCGGTACGAGCTGGAGCGCCAGGGCGACCAGGTCTTCGACCGGCTCTCGGGCGGGCAGCAGGCCCGGTTCCAGATCCTGCTGCTGGAGCTGGCGGGCACCACCGCGCTGCTGCTGGACGAGCCGACGGACAACCTGGACCTGGAGTCGGCGGAGGCGCTCCAGGTGGGGCTGGAGGCGTACGAGGGGACGGTGCTGGCGGTCACGCACGACCGCTGGTTCGCCCGCGCCTTCGACCGCTACCTGGTCTTCGGCTCGGACGGCGTGGTGCGCGAGACGCCGGAGCCGGTGTGGGACGAGCGGCGGGTGGAGCGGGCCCGCTGA
- the truA gene encoding tRNA pseudouridine(38-40) synthase TruA translates to MSDEVEPGFVRVRLDLSYDGKDFHGWAKQAGGQRTVQGDIEDALRTVTRSSETYELTVAGRTDAGVHARGQVAHVDLPEAVWAEHRDKLLRRLAGRLAHDVRVWRVEEAPSGFNARFSAIWRRYAYRVTDTPGGVDPLLRGHILWHDWPLDVDAMNAAAEALVGEHDFAAYCKKREGATTIRTLQELRWERLPSGVLEATVKADAFCHNMVRSLVGALLFVGDGHRPADWPGKVLAAGVRDSAVHVVRPHGLTLEEVGYPADELLAARNLEARNKRSLPSGGRSGGCC, encoded by the coding sequence GTGAGCGATGAGGTGGAGCCCGGTTTCGTACGGGTGCGGCTGGACCTGTCGTACGACGGCAAGGACTTCCACGGCTGGGCCAAGCAGGCCGGCGGGCAGCGGACCGTGCAGGGCGACATCGAGGACGCGCTGCGCACGGTGACGCGGTCGTCCGAGACGTACGAGCTGACCGTCGCCGGGCGGACCGACGCGGGCGTCCACGCGCGCGGCCAGGTCGCGCACGTCGACCTGCCGGAGGCGGTGTGGGCCGAGCACCGGGACAAGCTGCTGCGGCGGCTGGCCGGGCGGCTGGCGCACGACGTGCGGGTGTGGCGGGTCGAGGAGGCGCCCAGCGGGTTCAACGCCCGGTTCTCGGCGATCTGGCGCCGCTACGCGTACCGCGTGACCGACACCCCCGGCGGCGTCGACCCGCTGCTGCGCGGGCACATCCTGTGGCACGACTGGCCGCTGGACGTCGACGCCATGAACGCCGCCGCCGAGGCCCTGGTGGGCGAGCACGACTTCGCCGCGTACTGCAAGAAGCGCGAGGGCGCCACGACGATCCGCACCCTCCAGGAGCTGCGCTGGGAGCGGCTGCCCTCCGGCGTGCTGGAGGCCACCGTCAAGGCGGACGCCTTCTGCCACAACATGGTCCGCTCGCTGGTCGGCGCGCTGCTGTTCGTCGGTGACGGGCACCGGCCGGCGGACTGGCCGGGCAAGGTGCTGGCGGCGGGCGTGCGGGACTCGGCCGTCCACGTCGTACGGCCGCACGGGCTCACGCTGGAGGAGGTCGGCTACCCGGCCGACGAGCTGCTGGCCGCCCGGAACCTGGAGGCCCGCAACAAGCGGTCACTGCCCTCCGGCGGCCGGAGCGGTGGCTGCTGCTGA